One window of Verrucomicrobiota bacterium genomic DNA carries:
- a CDS encoding molybdenum cofactor biosysynthesis protein, with product MVTILGEVVYLFVSPGHNFFGHHGKPPDQHPLHSLSSVECVAQSGIVGDRFFNYKPDYKGQITLFEAEVFEELCDRLGVRDRGPGVLRRNVVTRGVRLNELIGREFTLDGVRVFGRDECRPCYWMDQAFAPGAEALLKGRGGLRAAVVTTGRISLGGKISLTGNPADVAGTT from the coding sequence GTGGTAACCATCCTCGGTGAAGTCGTGTACCTTTTTGTTTCGCCCGGCCACAACTTTTTCGGCCACCACGGAAAGCCTCCGGACCAGCACCCGTTGCATTCTCTATCCAGCGTCGAGTGCGTGGCGCAAAGCGGCATCGTGGGCGACCGCTTTTTCAACTATAAACCGGATTACAAGGGGCAGATCACACTGTTTGAAGCCGAAGTGTTCGAAGAGCTGTGCGATCGCCTCGGGGTACGTGACCGCGGACCCGGCGTCCTGCGGCGCAACGTGGTCACCCGGGGTGTGCGCCTCAACGAGTTGATCGGCCGCGAATTTACCCTGGACGGTGTCAGGGTGTTCGGCCGGGACGAATGCCGCCCATGTTATTGGATGGATCAGGCGTTTGCGCCCGGGGCTGAGGCCCTCCTGAAAGGCCGTGGCGGCTTACGCGCCGCGGTGGTCACCACCGGCCGGATCAGCCTGGGGGGGAAGATTTCGTTGACGGGTAACCCAGCGGATGTGGCGGGCACAACGTAA